In the Blautia coccoides genome, TCTTCCGTTAAAAGAACTTTCATTTATATCCCTACTTTCTGCATTTTCTGGTCTATATTATCAGAAAACCGGACGCAGCCTCTGCCGCATCCGGTTCACTCACACTTACATGTCAGGATCACTCTCTGTCACTATCCAATCAGCCAGTTGTACATTTCCTCATACTGGTTCGCAGAATTGGACCAGGAAAAATCCTTAGCCATTGCGCGGTCGATCAGTTTATTCCACTCGCGCTTCCTATCGTAGTATACAGACTCTGCATAGCGAATTGTACTCAGCATCTCATGGGCATTGTAATTCGTAAAGCTGAAGCCTGTTCCTGTACTTTCAAATTCATTGTATGGTTCTACAGTGTCTTTCAAACCGCCGGTCTCACGCACGATGGGAATCGTTCCGTAACGAAGGCTCATCAACTGGCTCAGGCCGCATGGCTCGAACAGAGATGGCATCAGGAACGCATCACATGATGCATAGATTCGGTGAGATAACGCATTGTCATAGAAAATATTGGCGGACACCTTGCCTTGATATTTCCATGCGAAATGGCGGAACATATTCTCGTATCGTTCTTCACCAGTGCCCAGCACTACAAGCTGGATTGCATCCTGGCACAGCTCATCCATTACATAAGCGATCAGATCCAGACCCTTTTGGTCTGTCAGACGTGACACAATACCGATCATCATAGCCTTTGGATCCTGGTTCAGTCCCAGTTCGCTTTGCAGAGCTGTCTTGTTCTTTATTTTTTCTTTGCGGAATGTCTTCGCATTGTAGTTCTTCGCTATCATACGGTCAGTTTCGGGGTTATATTCATCATAGTCGATTCCATTTACGATACCGCGCAGGTCATGGGCGCGGGCGCGAAGCAGTCCGTCCAGTTTTTCTCCGTAAAATTCTGTCTTGATCTCTTCTGCATAGGTATTACTCACAGTTGTTATGGCATCAGCATACACCAGTCCGCCTTTTAAGAGGTTGCCGTCCTTAAACGCCTCCAGCTTGTCAGGGGTAAAATAATATGCCGGAAGTCCGGTCAGCTCTCGGATCGTCTTAATATCCCAGGTACCCTGGAATTTCAGGTTATGTATGGTCATGATTGTCTTAATTCCCTGATAAAAGGCACCTTCCTGGAACCTGTCCTTTAAATAAACCGGTACCAGTCCTGTCTGCCAGTCGTGGCAGTGGATCACATCAGGCCTGAAATCAATTACCGGCAGGATGGATAATGCGGCTTTTGAGAAAAATGCAAACTTCTCAATGTCGAAACGGATATCACCATAAGGCTGGTATCCTGCAAAATAGTATTCGTTGTCAATGAAATAGAACTTAATACCGTCATATTCCATCTGCATAATACCCACGTATTCTCTGCGGTAGCCTATGTCCATATAAAAATGTGTAACATACTGAAGCTGGTTCTTAAACTCTTCCTTCATGCACATGTATTTGGGGATAATCACCCGCACATCAAATAAATTTTTATCAAAGCACTTGGGCAGCGCGCCGACAACGTCTGCCAGCCCTCCTGTTTTAATAAACGGTACGGCCTCTGAAGCCACAAACAATATCTTCTTCACTGAAATACCCTCCTTCAGTCAGGCACCTCCTCACAAACCTCCCAAGTCTGCCATGCCTGCATTTTTTAGACAGTATCTCAACCTGCCTATTATAATGATTATACCCTATTTTCAGTGCAATGAAAAGTGCTTTTTTCGGCCCTTCTTTTTATTTCTTGTATTCTAATCTGATTTTATCTGCGATCAAAGCAATAAATTCCGAATTGGTGGGTTTGCCTTTTCCTGTGCTCACAGTATAGCCAAACAGCTCATCAATGGTATCCATCTTTCCTCTGCTCCAGGCCACCTCAATGGCGTGACGAATTGCCCGCTCTACGCGGCTGGGTGTGGTCTGATGCTTTTTCGCTATGGTCGGATATAAGATTTTCGTAATGGAATTCAGCATTTCCATGTCATTCACAGAAAGGATGATGGCATCTCTCAGATACTGATATCCTTTGATATGTGCCGGCACGCCGATCTCATGGATGATGTTGGTCACATCTGCTTCCAGATTTCTCTCAAAATAGGTACTTTTATCCTCATAGGCATTCACTTTGCGCAGTTCCTTCACTCTCGTGTCCCTGGACTGCTTGATATGCTTGATGCGGGACAGAAGCATCTTATTGTCAAACGGTTTCATAATATAGTAATTCGCACCCAGATTAAAGGCGTCTTCTGTAATCTGTTCCTGTCCGACAGCGGATACCACGATAAAAGCGGGATGTTTTTTCAAGTTGCCGTCCCTTCCGACACGCTCCATCACGCTTAATCCGTCCACTTTCGGCATTATGATATCTAAAAGTACAACGTCCGGTTCTTTTTCTCTGATTATATCGTATATATCGGCGCCATTGTTGGCATGACCTACCAATTCCAGCTCTTTATCTTCATTGATGAGATTCCCCAGTAAATCCAACATTTTCTCATTATCATCTGCTATAGCGACATTTAACTTTTCCATAACTCGTCCTCCATGTCATGTTGCTCTTTTTCTTCAGTAAATGACGGGCGCCCTGTTGAATCGTCATTTCTGAAGACTACTTGTATTATATTATCAGTTGTTTTCATAATCAAGCTAAATCATCTTACAACTTTCACCGTATTCTGTCACATTCATCATTTATTCGACATCTAACCTGATTTTGCAGATATTTTTTTGCCTAATCTTCCAGCATCTTTTCAATAAAAATGCCGTAACCTTTGGTAGAATCCTGTACAAAAACATGTGTCACGGCGCCAATCAATTTTCCGTTCTGTACAATCGGGCTTCCGCTCATACCCTGAACAATTCCTCCGGTTGCCGCAAGAAGCTCGGGATCGGTCACCTGTATGGCAAAAGCTTTGTTTGTATCCGCCTGGTCTCTGTAAATATCTGTGATATTTACTTGATAGGCTTTCACTTCACCTTCCAAATCCGCCAGGATCTGGGCCTCCCCGGTCTCTACCTCCTGTTTGTAGCCCACTTCCATGGAGGTCAGGGGGAGCTTATACATGCATCCATCATTGACGGAACCGAAGATTCCTTTTTCTGTGTTGACATCAATTGTCCCTATCTTTTTGCTGTCATCGTAATCAATATAGCCTGAAAGTTCCCCCGGATTGCCTTTTGTGCCTTTTAGTACGGATACGATCTGTGCCTGATACAATTCTCCGCCGGAGATATCCAGAAGTTCCCCTGTGTCTGTGTCACTGATCCCATGACCCAGTGCCCCATAGCTTCCGTCCTCCTCCACATAGGTCAGCGTACCGATACCCTGGGTGTTGTCCCTGACCCAGATTCCCAACTTATATTTCTGGTCTTCACCTAAAACGGGATCAATGGAGATAGGCACTTCCTCTTCCCCGCGTTTTACAAGAAGGGTGACAGGCTTTCCGTCACAGTCGTGGATCCTGGAGATCAGATCTTTTTTGGAAGTCACAGCTTCCCCGTCAACCTGCAGGATGTAATCCCCTGATTTGGCAATGTTAGCGGCCGGCTCACAGGGAATTCCATCGCTTCCTATGATTTCCCCTGTATCAACGATCAAAACTCCTTCTGTGTCCATATAAAGGCCTATGGGCATGCCGCACACAGATACCCATTTGTCCTCTACAGTCTCAACTTTCACATCCTTCAGCGGAACTACTCCCAGCAGGCTGCATGGTATCCGGTAGGTGCCGCTGTCTGCCACGTTCAGGGTCTCCGGGTAAGTGACCAGGGGATTATCCAGCATTTTGCTGATACCATCCTCATTTCCTGAGCGGACATACAGTGTATCCGGTATGGAGTTTTTAACCTCCTTATATCCCATTGTGCCGGCTGCAATAATATCTGCTATTAAGAATACGAAAAGAAGGCGCCGATAATTACGCTTTTTCGACAAAAAATCACATCCTTTCATAATTTTTTTTAAAAGAAAAAAGGATACACTCTTGTGTACCCTTTTTAGTATGTGATGATTCATCTATTTCAATCTTGTATTTTTTTGTTGACGTGCCAAATCTTTCATTTCAGAAGCATTGGATAATACGGCATCTGTTATCCTGTCACCGCCCAGCATCCTTGCAAGTTCCCTCACAGAATCCTGTTCTCCCAGCTTTTTAATGATGGTCCGTGTCCCCTGGTTTTCCACTTTTTTTTCAATAAGGAAATGGAAATCCGCCTGGGCCGCGATCTGGGGCAGATGGGTGATGCACAGCACCTGATGCTGTCTTCCGATGACCGCCATCTTTTCTGACACTTTCCAAGCAGTTCTGCCGCTGATCCCCGTGTCAATTTCATCGAAGATCAGGGTTTCCTTCTCGTCCCTGTCAGCCAATATGGTCTTAATGGCAAGCATGATCCTGGAAAGCTCACCGCCTGACACCACTTTTGTCAGATCTTTTACCGGCTCACCGGGATTGGTGGAGATCATAAAGCAGATACGGTCTACACCATTTTCTCCGAAGGACTCACGTCTTATAAAGTCTATCCTGAATTCCACTTCAAGGAAGTTCAGATCCTTCAGTGCCTGGGTGATCTCGCATTCCAGCTTTTCCGCCCAGGTTTTCCTGGCCTTTGTTAAGTCATTGCTCTTCTGCGTAAGCTCTTCTGCTTTTTCAGACAGCTCTTTTTTTAGACGTTCCCTGTAAAGCTCAAAATTCCGGAGACGTTCCAGCTCCTTCTCCTTCTCTTCTTTATAAGAAAAGATCTCAGAAATAGTTTTTCCGTATTTTGCCTTGAGATGATTCACAAGATTCAGCCTCTCCTCAAGCTGCAGAAATTCTTCCTGAGAAAAGGAAAAGTCGTTTAAATAGGAGGACAACTCCCTGTTAAAATCGCTTAAAAGTGCATCCACATCATTCAGGGACGCATACAGTCCGGACAAGTTCTCATCAAACTCTGTCACCTGGGCCAGACGGCGCACAGCTCTTCCGATCCTGTCCGCGCTTCCATCCCTTTCATATCCGGTCTGCTCATATATCTCGTTCAGTGCCTCTGTGATTTTTTTGCCGTTGATCAGGCGGCGGTATTCTGTCTCCAGCGTTTCATCCTCGCCTTCCGTCAGCCGGGCATCCTCTATCTCACCAATCTCAAATGCAAGAAAATCCATCTCCCGCTTCCGCTGTTCCCGGTCAAGCTGGTAGGTGGACAACTCTTTTTTCAGATCCGCATATTCCCTGTAAAGCCTGCCCACAATCTCCCTGCCGGACAAAATATCCTCTCTGCCGTACGCATCCAGAATATCCATTTGTTTTTCCGGATATAATAGGGATTGATGTTCGTGCTGACCGTGAATATCAAGCAGATAGGACGCGGCTTCTTTTACCGCGGATACCGTACAGGTTTCACCATTGATCTTGCATATACTTCTGCTCCCGGTAATTTTCCTGCTGATTATAATCTGCCCATCCTCAGGAAAAATATCCATAGCCTTTAAATGTGACGCTGTTTTTTCATTCACTTCAAAAACCAGCTCCACAAAAGCAAATTCGGCGCCTTCCCGTATCATTTCCCTGGAAGCTTTCTGTCCCAGTGCCAGATTGACCGAGCCGATGAGTACGGATTTACCTGCACCTGTCTCACCTGTGAGAATGTTCAGGCCTTCCGCAAAATCCACTTCTATTTCATCGATCAGCGCCAGATTTTTTACATGTAAATGTACCAGCATACTCTCTACCTTGTACTCTCTTCATAAGCATTGATGATTTTTTTTATTTTATCCATTAAAATGATCGTATCGTCTGTACTTCTGTTGATGCAGGCAATGGTATCATCTCCTGCAATACAGCCCACCACTTCACTGTAATTCATATTGTCAAGAGCCGCACCTGCTGCATTTGCCATACCGGAAACCGTTTTGATCACCAGAATATTCTGCGCCATCTCCATGGATAGAAAGGCATCCTTGAGAACCCTTATGTACTTTTCACTGTTCTGGCTGTCCCTCTGTCCCATGACCGTATATCTGGAGCCGCCGTCCGGCCTGGCGATCTTCATCAGCTTCAGCTCCCGGATATCCCGTGAAACAGTGGCCTGCGTCACCGCAAAGCCGGCCTCCTGCAGTTTCGCAGCCAGTTCTTCCTGTGTCTCGATGTCATACTGATTGATCAAATCTATGATTTTAGAATGTCTGGCAATTTTCATGATTCCCTCCTTGTATGGATTTTTGCCCGCAACTGTAAATCCGCTGTCAATTTTTCATTTTCCGCCGCAGCACTTCCAGAAAACTGATATTGCTGATCTTCACGATCTGGGTATCCCTGACGGAACGCCTGATCACGATCCTGTCGCCTGTTGTCATGATCACATTGGTATCCCCGTCAAAGGAGGCAACCGCCCGCGCCATGCCTTTCTGCCTTCCCTCGCCGATCTCCACGGTGATCTCATCATCCGCCGGAAAGATCACACTTCTCGTGTTCAGGGTATGGGGTGCCACCGGTGTCATGATCAGAATATTCGTCTCCGGTGATACAATAGGTCCTCCTGCGGAAAGGCTGTAACCCGTGGAACCCGTTGCCGTGGAAATAATGATCCCGTCTGCTGTATAGGAATTCAGGAACTCCCCGTTTACAAAATTATGAAAACGTGTCACCCGAAGAGGTCCTTCCCTTCCGATCACAATATCATTGAGTGCCACATCCTCAGCCATAAGCTCTCCCTGATGATAGACCCTTCCGCTTAACATCATCCGCTTTTCGATGGTATACTCGTCAAGCATGAGGTGATTCAGGGCCGACTCGATACTGGAATGGTCAATCTCCGCCAGATAACCCAAGGTTCCCAGATTAATGCCCAGAAGAGGGATCTGACGGTCCACCACATCCCTGGCCGCATGGAGAAGCGTGCCGTCCCCGCCCAGGACAATAACACATTCCACCCCTTCCGGAATGGTAGACGCATCTGTATAATGATTGTCGGCATCTCTCTCACAGGATTTCTCTGCCCCGATGGTGCACATTTTTCCCTTGCTTTTGAGATATGCCTCCGCCTTTCTGGAAATTTTCAGTCCTTCGTCTTTTTCACAGTTGGCAATGATAAAAAAATTTTCCATTTGTCTATTTGTCCAGCTCTCTGTGCGCCTCGCTTACCACTGTATGAACGTCCAGAGCGGCATCTTCTGCTGGCTCTTCTCCATCTTTTTTCTTTAAGTGCAAAAGGTACTCAATATTGCCTTCCGGGCCTTTGATCGGTGAAAACTCCAGGTGCAGGGCAGCAAATCCAATACTTTTCGCATACTCCATCACTTTTTCTATGACCTCTTCGTGCACCTGCGGATTTCTGACCACGCCTTTTTTGCCCACCTTTTCTCTTCCAGCCTCAAACTGGGGTTTGATCAGGCAGACGATCTCGCCGCCTTCCAGGAGCAGCTCCCGGACAGGCAGGAGCACCTTTGTCAGTGAGATAAAGGATACGTCTATAGACGAAAATCCGGCTCTCTCTTCCAAATCCTCAGGCACTACATACCGGATATTGGTCCGCTCCATGCAGACCACCCGCTCATCATTTCTCAGTTTCCAGTCAAGCTGTCCGTGCCCCACATCAATAGCATAGACTTTCACAGCGCCGTTTTGAAGCATGCAGTCTGTAAACCCACCTGTGGAGGAGCCTACATCCATGCACACTTTTCCTTCCAACGTGACGCCGAAGCGGTCCATGGCTTTTTCAAGCTTCAGGCCTCCTCTGCTCACATATTTCAGCGTACTGCCCCTGACTTCTATCTTCACTGTATCGGCAAACATAGAGCCTGCCTTGTCCTCTTTCTGGTTATCCACATAGACATTTCCTGACATAATAATGGCTTTTGCCTTCTCTCTGGAAGGTGCAAGCCCCTGTTTTACCAGCATTACATCCAGACGCTCTTTCATCCTTCGTATGCCTCCTTGATCTTCTTGTATATAGACAGAGCATCGATGCCCACTTCTTTTTTCAGTACCTCCGGATTGCCGTGGGAGATAAACACATCCGGAACAGCCACGATCTCCACTTTCACTCCGGGATGATTCTCATGCATATAGGAGAGCACAGCGCTGCCGAAACCTCCTGATCTTACGTTTTCCTCCATGGTCACGATCACTTTGTGTTCCTCTGCCAGGCTGTCCAACATCCCGGTATCAAGAGGCTTCACAAATCTGGCATTTACCAGGGTGGGTGTCTTCCCATCCTCTTTCAGCATTCTGTATACTTCCTCTGCTGTCCTGACCATACTGCCAAGGGGAAGCAGGGCAATGTCCCGGCCCTGAAAGATCATCTCACTTTTACCGTACACCATGGGTTCCCTGTACTCCTCCAGACCGTCGTAGGCTGTTCCCCGGGGATAACGGACTGCAATGGGACCATTGTGGCGCACTGCGAATTTCATCATATCGGAAAGCTCCCATTTATTTTTCGGAGCCATCACTGTCATATTGGGGATC is a window encoding:
- the glgA gene encoding glycogen synthase GlgA; amino-acid sequence: MKKILFVASEAVPFIKTGGLADVVGALPKCFDKNLFDVRVIIPKYMCMKEEFKNQLQYVTHFYMDIGYRREYVGIMQMEYDGIKFYFIDNEYYFAGYQPYGDIRFDIEKFAFFSKAALSILPVIDFRPDVIHCHDWQTGLVPVYLKDRFQEGAFYQGIKTIMTIHNLKFQGTWDIKTIRELTGLPAYYFTPDKLEAFKDGNLLKGGLVYADAITTVSNTYAEEIKTEFYGEKLDGLLRARAHDLRGIVNGIDYDEYNPETDRMIAKNYNAKTFRKEKIKNKTALQSELGLNQDPKAMMIGIVSRLTDQKGLDLIAYVMDELCQDAIQLVVLGTGEERYENMFRHFAWKYQGKVSANIFYDNALSHRIYASCDAFLMPSLFEPCGLSQLMSLRYGTIPIVRETGGLKDTVEPYNEFESTGTGFSFTNYNAHEMLSTIRYAESVYYDRKREWNKLIDRAMAKDFSWSNSANQYEEMYNWLIG
- the spo0A gene encoding sporulation transcription factor Spo0A gives rise to the protein MEKLNVAIADDNEKMLDLLGNLINEDKELELVGHANNGADIYDIIREKEPDVVLLDIIMPKVDGLSVMERVGRDGNLKKHPAFIVVSAVGQEQITEDAFNLGANYYIMKPFDNKMLLSRIKHIKQSRDTRVKELRKVNAYEDKSTYFERNLEADVTNIIHEIGVPAHIKGYQYLRDAIILSVNDMEMLNSITKILYPTIAKKHQTTPSRVERAIRHAIEVAWSRGKMDTIDELFGYTVSTGKGKPTNSEFIALIADKIRLEYKK
- the spoIVB gene encoding SpoIVB peptidase encodes the protein MSKKRNYRRLLFVFLIADIIAAGTMGYKEVKNSIPDTLYVRSGNEDGISKMLDNPLVTYPETLNVADSGTYRIPCSLLGVVPLKDVKVETVEDKWVSVCGMPIGLYMDTEGVLIVDTGEIIGSDGIPCEPAANIAKSGDYILQVDGEAVTSKKDLISRIHDCDGKPVTLLVKRGEEEVPISIDPVLGEDQKYKLGIWVRDNTQGIGTLTYVEEDGSYGALGHGISDTDTGELLDISGGELYQAQIVSVLKGTKGNPGELSGYIDYDDSKKIGTIDVNTEKGIFGSVNDGCMYKLPLTSMEVGYKQEVETGEAQILADLEGEVKAYQVNITDIYRDQADTNKAFAIQVTDPELLAATGGIVQGMSGSPIVQNGKLIGAVTHVFVQDSTKGYGIFIEKMLED
- the recN gene encoding DNA repair protein RecN codes for the protein MLVHLHVKNLALIDEIEVDFAEGLNILTGETGAGKSVLIGSVNLALGQKASREMIREGAEFAFVELVFEVNEKTASHLKAMDIFPEDGQIIISRKITGSRSICKINGETCTVSAVKEAASYLLDIHGQHEHQSLLYPEKQMDILDAYGREDILSGREIVGRLYREYADLKKELSTYQLDREQRKREMDFLAFEIGEIEDARLTEGEDETLETEYRRLINGKKITEALNEIYEQTGYERDGSADRIGRAVRRLAQVTEFDENLSGLYASLNDVDALLSDFNRELSSYLNDFSFSQEEFLQLEERLNLVNHLKAKYGKTISEIFSYKEEKEKELERLRNFELYRERLKKELSEKAEELTQKSNDLTKARKTWAEKLECEITQALKDLNFLEVEFRIDFIRRESFGENGVDRICFMISTNPGEPVKDLTKVVSGGELSRIMLAIKTILADRDEKETLIFDEIDTGISGRTAWKVSEKMAVIGRQHQVLCITHLPQIAAQADFHFLIEKKVENQGTRTIIKKLGEQDSVRELARMLGGDRITDAVLSNASEMKDLARQQKNTRLK
- the argR gene encoding arginine repressor, with the translated sequence MKIARHSKIIDLINQYDIETQEELAAKLQEAGFAVTQATVSRDIRELKLMKIARPDGGSRYTVMGQRDSQNSEKYIRVLKDAFLSMEMAQNILVIKTVSGMANAAGAALDNMNYSEVVGCIAGDDTIACINRSTDDTIILMDKIKKIINAYEESTR
- a CDS encoding NAD(+)/NADH kinase, translated to MENFFIIANCEKDEGLKISRKAEAYLKSKGKMCTIGAEKSCERDADNHYTDASTIPEGVECVIVLGGDGTLLHAARDVVDRQIPLLGINLGTLGYLAEIDHSSIESALNHLMLDEYTIEKRMMLSGRVYHQGELMAEDVALNDIVIGREGPLRVTRFHNFVNGEFLNSYTADGIIISTATGSTGYSLSAGGPIVSPETNILIMTPVAPHTLNTRSVIFPADDEITVEIGEGRQKGMARAVASFDGDTNVIMTTGDRIVIRRSVRDTQIVKISNISFLEVLRRKMKN
- a CDS encoding TlyA family RNA methyltransferase, with translation MKERLDVMLVKQGLAPSREKAKAIIMSGNVYVDNQKEDKAGSMFADTVKIEVRGSTLKYVSRGGLKLEKAMDRFGVTLEGKVCMDVGSSTGGFTDCMLQNGAVKVYAIDVGHGQLDWKLRNDERVVCMERTNIRYVVPEDLEERAGFSSIDVSFISLTKVLLPVRELLLEGGEIVCLIKPQFEAGREKVGKKGVVRNPQVHEEVIEKVMEYAKSIGFAALHLEFSPIKGPEGNIEYLLHLKKKDGEEPAEDAALDVHTVVSEAHRELDK